The following coding sequences are from one Odontesthes bonariensis isolate fOdoBon6 chromosome 10, fOdoBon6.hap1, whole genome shotgun sequence window:
- the rnf223 gene encoding RING finger protein 223: protein MEQDTHQIWHMQVASQEVSGELQKKVSVAGQPECSICYNSYDNVFKTPKLLECTHTFCLECLSRLMAVSLADQDSNGGSTRLSCPFCRHPTMLPEEGPPALATSREVLCKLPSHQQQEEPVWLEGEKLCYKSSMQDAGSGAPECPTAFCVCIDIGAKKSVDAPVQTSPGTYSRLSRLADWKRMVLFIVLMVLLVVVVLWPLQCVFSTGNMRCIKEMQPPTTTPTTTSPTFRFIATPGLKQ from the coding sequence ATGGAGCAAGACACTCACCAGATTTGGCACATGCAGGTCGCCTCCCAGGAAGTGTCTGGAGAGCTACAAAAAAAGGTGTCAGTGGCCGGCCAGCCAGAGTGCTCCATCTGCTACAACAGCTATGACAACGTCTTCAAAACCCCCAAGCTGCTGGAGTGTACCCACACCTTTTGCCTCGAGTGCCTTTCCCGCCTTATGGCGGTCTCGCTAGCTGATCAGGACAGTAATGGTGGCAGCACACGCCTCTCTTGCCCCTTCTGTCGTCACCCCACCATGTTGCCCGAGGAGGGACCCCCGGCCTTGGCCACCAGCCGCGAGGTCCTCTGCAAACTACCCAGCCACCAGCAGCAAGAGGAGCCGGTGTGGTTAGAGGGGGAAAAGCTGTGCTACAAGAGCTCCATGCAGGACGCCGGCTCGGGCGCCCCAGAGTGTCCCACAGCCTTCTGCGTCTGCATTGACATTGGAGCCAAGAAGTCGGTGGATGCGCCTGTCCAGACAAGCCCCGGGACTTATAGCAGGCTGAGCAGACTGGCAGACTGGAAAAGGATGGTCCTCTTCATTGTGCTCATGGTGCTGCTTGTGGTAGTGGTGTTGTGGCCTCTGCAGTGCGTTTTCAGCACTGGAAACATGCGCTGTATTAAAGAGATGCAGCCCCCCACTACCACACCTACAACTACTAGCCCAACTTTCCGCTTTATCGCCACACCTGGCCTAAAACAGTGA